ATTTATTAAAACCTTATCGCATGCAACCTCATCCGTAACCCGATCAAACAAAACCAATGGGATACCTTGCTCCGTAAGCTCCTTTAAATGATTGTAATCATTCTTAAGTTGAGTTTCGGAAGATAAAGACATGATAAAACCATCTACACTCCCATTAGCCAATATTTCCATGTTAATTACTTCCTTATCAAAAGATTCATCTGATACACAAATAATTACATTGTACCCCTTTTCATTGGCTATTTTTTCTATACCATGAAAAACAGTAGTAAAAAAATGATGCACAATATCTGGAATGATTACCGCTATATTTTTAGTGCTTTTATTCTTTAGACTAATGGCTATATTATTTGGCTTGTAATTATAAAGCTTTGCAAAGGCCTGAATTTTCTCTTTAGTATCCCTACTAATCTCTTCACTATTTTTAAGTGCTTTAGAAACTGTAGAGATTGAAACTCCTAATTCTCGCGCAATGTGCTTTAGAGTGATTTTTCGCTTTAACATTTTTAAATTTTGAGTAGTTACTTCAATTAATAGGTTAAATTAACATATAAATACGCACCCCATAGCAAATATTAGTTTTTTAACAATTGGCCGTGATATTCTAAAAAAATTAAGAAAAAAATAAATACGTATCTTAGAGTTATATTTTCAAATTCTCACAATAATTATAAAATTTTAAGAAAAATCTAATCTACCGAGGTGTATTTTAAAATTAGCGCAACAAAATAAAGTTATCAACACGAAACCGTTTTCGTAAAATCATATTGATTACGCCCTATAACTTTAACAACTTTTTTACATATTTTTAACTTTTGAATTTAAATTAACTCAACTTAAATTAATTATCTATGAAGATTAAGCTATTTAAAAGCTTGCTTATTGCTGGGGCATTTCTATGCTTTGGCATGATACAAGCACAGGAGGTATCAGGGACTGTTTCTGATGCCAGCGGGCCTTTACCTGGAGCGAGTGTTTTAGTAAAAGGTACCACAAACGGTACTCAAACCGATTTTGACGGAAATTTTTCATTAAGTAACGTAGCATCTGATGCTACCTTATTGTTTAGCTACATAGGATATAAGACATCTGAAGTAGCTGTAAATGGGAAAACAACCGTGAACATAACTCTTGCCGAAGACGCAGAGGCCTTGGATGAAGTTGTTATTATTGGATATGGTACTACTACCGTTAAAGATGCTACAGGATCTGTTGCATCTGTAACGTCGGAAGATTTTAACGGCGGTGTTATTGCATCTCCCGAACAATTGATTCAAGGTAAAACTTCTGGAGTACAAATATCTCAGTCGAGCGGTGAACCCGGTGCTGGTATTGCCTTAAGAATTAGAGGTACAGGTTCTGTTCGAGGAAACAACAGTCCTCTATTCGTAATTGACGGAGTTCCTGTTTCAAATGAAAGTGTTTCTGCATCAGGTCAAGATGTTGGAGCCGGAACTAGCGGATCTAAGAACCCATTAAACTTCCTTAATCCCAACGACATTGAAAGCATGAGCATCTTAAAAGATGCCTCTGCAACTGCTATTTATGGGTCAAGAGGTGCAAATGGAGTTGTCGTTATTACTACAAAATCAGGAAAAGGTGGCGGTTCTAATGGCCAATTTACATTTTCCAGTAACTTAAGTATATCAAAAGTCGCCAATCAATATGACTTACTAACTACTGAAGAATTCATTGAAAGAGGAGGGGCTAACTTAGGCGCGTCTACTGACTGGCAAGACTTCATATTTAGAACTTCGGCTTCAACAGACAATAACTTTTCGTATTCACAAAATTATGGAAGTGGAAACGTTAGAGCTACTTTTGGTTACTCAAAACAATTCGGTATTATAGAAAATACTGATTTAGAAAGAATTACAGGAAGAATTAACGTAAATCAGAGATTCTTTAAAGACAAATTAAAAGTTGGCGTACAAACAACTATATCTAGAATAAATGATAGAGTTCCTTTCATCACTAGAACAGCAGGTAGTACTGGAGATTTATTAGCCTCAGCATATTATTCAAACCCGACACTGAATGCTGATCCAAACTATAATACAAGTCCTGATAGAAATCCTGCAAATTTACTAGCCTATTATGATGACAATACCTATACGGATAGATTTTTAGGTAATGTTTCTTTAGATTATTCAATTACCAGCGAATTGTCTGCTAAATTAAATTTAGGTCTTGACACTTCTACATCTTCAAGAGAACAAGTTGCTGGTCCTCAAACATTAGGATTAGGAAATGGCGTTGTAGGAAATGGTAGAGGGGCAGTAAGTATTTTAGATACTCAAAATAAATTACTAGAATTAACAGCTAGTTACACCAAGGAATTTGAAAATTCTAAACTAGATGCACTTGTAGGTTTTTCTTATCAAGACTTTAATAGAAATGGACAAAACTTACTAGGTCAAGGTTATGGAACATCAGACTTGAATGAAATTGCCGCAATCACCAATCAAGCTTACGAAAACACAAAAAACATTACCAGTAATTACCAAGGTTACGGTATAGGTGTTTTTGATGATAACGTTGCTGCTGGAAACCAGTTTAGAGCATTAAACTTATTCCCAAATTTAAATGAAACGACTCTTAGTGCACCTTCTACAGGAATTGACGCTTTTAGAGTTGATACATTTGACAATACTGACGAATTACAGTCGTTCTTTGGAAGACTGAACTATACGCTTTACGACAAATATCTTTTCACTGGAACTTTCAGAGCTGATGGTTCTTCAAGATTTGGTACAAATAATCAATATGGATTTTTCCCATCAGCTGCAGTTGCATGGAAACTTAATCAAGAAGATTTTATAAACGAAGAGACCTTCTCTACCTTAAAGTTAAGATTTAGCTGGGGTATTACGGGTAATCAAGACGGTCTTGGCTATGGCAACTTTGTAAATAGAACTAGATGGAATGCCCTAGGAATTTCTGCAGGAACGCAATTATCACAACCAGCTTCCTCTGAAGTAGCATTTGCTAATCCAGATCTTAAATGGGAATCTACCGCTCAATATGGCCTTGGTTTAGACTTTGGTTTTATTAATGATCGTTTAACAGGTAATATTGACGTGTATAGAAAAGAAACAACTGACATCTTATTAAATTTACCAGCGGTACAACCTGCTACTTCTCCATTTGTTTTTCAAAATGTTGACGGAACAATCTTAAATCAAGGTATCGAATTAGGACTAGATTACGATATAATAGTTGGGGATGGTTTTAATTGGAATGCAAATTTCAATATATCATACAACGACAATAAACTAACAGATTATGAAGGTCCCAATATATTTGCAGGGCAATTATATGGTCCTGGTTTAACGGATTCTTTCTCACAGGTTTTAGCTAATGACAAACCACTCTACACCTACAATGTTAGATTAGTAGATGAAAACTATCAAGTAGATGAAAACTCAACGATTTTAGATAAGTCTGGATTACCAAAAATTATTGCTGGTTTTTCCACAAGTGCATCGTATAAAAATTGGGATGCTTCCGTATTTTTTGCTGGCCAATTTGGGCACTATGTTTACAACAACACGGCTAATGCCTTATTTGCACAACCTCAGATTGGAAGCAGAAATAACCTAAAAAGTGTTTTAGATGACAACATAAACCTTTCATCTGGTAACGCTAGTACCTATTTTCTTGAAAAAGGTGACTTTGTTAGACTTCAAAATGCCTCATTATCTTACAATGTACCCTTAAGTGGCGCAGGAGTTTTTAAAAGCATGCGTTTAAGCGCTGTTGGCCAAAATCTTTTTCTAATTACCGATTATAGCGGATTAGACCCTGAAGTAAGTACTTCTAATGTATCAGCAAGTGGCTTACCTTCTGCATCTATCGATTATTTATCATACCCTAGACCAAGAACTTTTAGTTTTGGAATTAACATGACTTTTTAAAAAAAAATAAATATGAAAAAAATAATAAATTATTCATGCTTAACACTATCTCTATTACTGATAACAGCTTGTTCAGATTTAGAGATTGAGCCAACGGACTCTTTAATTAGCGAAGGTTTTGCAGGTGTTGCCAATGTAGATAGTGAAGTTTCTAACCTTCAAAATATCGTAGCCGGAGGTGATTTAGCAAATCAAGCAGGACTATATGCATTGAATGAAGTTTCAACGGATGAATACATTATTCCTACAAGAGGAACAGATTGGGGTGATAACGGTAGATGGCTTTCCATGCATAAACAAACCTGGAATGCAGAATTAACAGATATTATCAATACTTGGCAAGAACTTAACAGTATCACTATCAACGCCACTCGTATAATCAACCCCCAAAGTACAATCACTGCGGACGGCGATTTAATTGAGCAAAAAGCAGCAGCTCATTTTTACAGAGCCTGGGCAATGACGTGGATCCTTGATATGTGGAGACAAGTACCTTATAGAGATGTTGATTTACCAAATAGTGAAACACCATCTGTATTAACTGGTCAAGCAGCTATTGATAGTATTGTTGCCGATTTGAATATCGCACTTAGAGACCTCCCAACAGTTACTGCTAGTGATGATATTTCAAAAAAATCACTACCAACTAAAGCATCAGCCAATCAACTATTAGCTGCACTTTATTTAAATAAGCATATTTACTTAAATACGGCTGCAAACCCAGCCGATATGCAAGTAGTAATTGATGCCGTAGATGCTATAGCTGCTGATGGTTATACTTTAGCTGCAGCTGGAGATTTCTTTGATATCTTTAGACCAAGTAATGACGTAGAAACAATTTGGTGGTCTCCTGCCGGCACAGGGTCTAGAATTTGGCCTACATTACATTACAATCTTAACTCTCCAGATCAAGCTGATGGTGGCTGGAATGGCTTTGCAACTCTTTCAGAGTTTTATCAATTGTTCGAAGGTGATCCAGATACGAACTACCAAGGCGACGGTCAAGAAGAACGAAGAGGATGGGTACCTGATGCTACTACTGCAAATTCAGATAATTTAGGTATTGGATATGGTTTCTTAATAGGTCAACAATATGAAGAAGATGGAACAGCATTAACCGCAAGGGATAATGTTGGTGGAGTACCATTAGTCTTTACTAAAGAAGTTGAAAAGGCTGAATATACCGCTCCTTCAGATAATGCAACATTAGAAACATCTGGAACAAGAATGTTAAAATACCACCCTAATGAAGAAGGTGGCCATGATAGAAAACACATTGTAAAATATAGATTTGCCGATGCCTATTTAATGAAAGCTGAGGCAATGTTTAGAAATGGTACTGATGTAACTGCTATGATCAACACTTTAAGAATACAAAGAGGCGCAACAGCTTTAGCTACGGTAAGTGAAGCAGATTTACTTGCAGAAAGAGGACGAGAATTGTACGCAGAAGGCTTTAGAAGACCGGATTTAATTAGATTTGGTCAGTATCTTAGAGCATGGAATCTTAAAGATGCAGGAGATGCTCATTTAGAAATTTTCCCAATTCCATTATCTGATGTATTAGCTAACCCTAACTTAGTGCAGAACCCAGGGTATTAATATTTATTTTATCCATAAAATCACTAGACCGTACTTAACGTACGGTCTTTTACTTTTTAACATTTTTGCAGCTCTAAAAAATGCCTTTTTAGTTTTACGTGCCTACTTAATTAATTACCTTAGCTGATAGGGACCAATGCTAATTTTAAAAAAATAGAATTAGTAACTTATGTAATTTAAACCTCGCTTTTTGACTAGAAAAAAATTACACACTTTCTACTTTTATACAAAAATTACTACTTAAAATGATTACTAAACGTATACACCTATTGAAATCTAAAAAAATTCTTTACTTCTCCCTATTAAGTTTAGCAATCCTATCTTCTTGTAACGAAGAAAAAAAATCTGAAAAGCAAAAAGTAAGTATCGAAAATCAAATGTTTACGTTACTAGACTCCACGGCTACAGGAATCAACTTTATCAATGAAGTACAAAATCAAAAAAACTTCAACGTTTTTAAATATAGAAACTTCTACAATGGTGGTGGTGTAGCCATTGGAGATATAAATAATGATGGGCTACCAGATATCTACTTAACCTCTAATATGCATTCCAATAAATTGTATTTAAATAAAGGGAATTTAAAATTTGAAGACATTACCGATAAAGCTTTGGTTGCTGGAAATAAACCATGGTCTACAGGAGTCGTAATGGTAGATATAAACAATGATGGCTTTTTAGATATTTATGTAAGTAATGCCGGAAACATGAAAGGCAACAATCATGACAATGATTTATATATTAATAACGGTGACTTAACCTTTACCGAAAAAGCTACGCAATATAATTTAGCAAAAACAGGTTTCTCTACGCAAGCATCTTTTTTTGATTACGATAAAGATGGCGACCTTGATGCCTACATATTAAACAACAGTAATATACCTGTAAGTAGCCTTGGCTATGCCGAACAAAGAGGTGTTCGCGCTCAAGACTGGGAAGGGGTTCCTGATATTTTTAAAGGGGTTGGAGATATGCTTTTAAGAAATGATAACGGAAAATTCGTTGATGTTAGTGAAGAATCTGGGATATACGGAAGTTTAATAGGTTTTGGTCTTGGAGTTATGGTTAGTGATATCAATGGAGATTTGTATCCTGATATCTATATCTCAAATGATTTCTACGAAAGAGATTACCTCTATATTAATAATCAAGACGGAACATTTAATGAAGAAATAGAAAACTGGACTTCACACCTATCTTTATCTGCAATGGGCGTAGACATGGCCGATATAAATAATGACGGTCTTACTGATATATATATAACAGACATGTTACCAGAAGGGGACCAAAGAGTTAAATCTGTCATGGAATTTGAAGGTTACAACGTATTTAAGCTTAAGCAAAGTAAAGATTTTTATCAGCAATATATCCAAAACACGCTCCAACTCAATAATGGTAATAATACTTTTTCTGAAATCGCTTATTATAGTGGAGTAGGAAAAACAGATTGGAGTTGGGCTGGTCTATTGTTTGATATGGACAATGATGGCTTAAAAGATATCTATGTCACTAATGGGGTTAATCACGATTTAACCGATCTTGATTTCATAGATTTTTTTGCAAGTGAGATTGTTCAAAAAATGGCGTTAACAGGTAAAAAAGAATCTATAGATTCCATTATTAATAAAATGCCCATTGCACCACAATCTAATTATGCTTACCAAAATAATGGTGATCTCACCTTTAATAATGCCACTAAAAAATGGGGATTAGAAATACCTAGTTTATCCAATGGCGCGGCTTATGGTGATTTAGATAATGATGGCGATTTAGATTTAATTGTTAACAATGTAAATATGCCACTTTTTATTTACGAAAATAATACACAAAAATTATCACATAACAATTATATTAAACTAAAACTAGAAGGTTCAGAAAAAAATAGATTTGCCATTGGCGCCAGTGTTAAACTCTATCTTAACGATACAATTTTACTTCAAGAACTTATGCCTTTTAGAGGTTTTCAGTCTTCTATGGATTACACCATGACTATAGGTCTGGGGAAAACAAAAAAAATAGATTCATTACAAGTTTTATGGCCTGATGATCAGACTCAAAAGCTATTTGATGTAAAAGCTAATCAGTTTTTAACTTTAAAACACAAAGACGCAAAAGAGAAGTACATCCCAATTAAAAATACACAACAAAAAACTTTACTAACTCCAATTAATGAAGACAATCTAATTGCTCATAAGGAAAATACATATCAAGATTTTGATTACGAAGGTTTGATTTCTAAAGCAATTTCACAAGAAGGACCAGCCTTGGCGGTAGGTGATATAAACAATGATGGAAATGAAGATGTTTTCATTGGAGGCTCAAAAAACCAGTCAGGTATAATATACATTCATAAGGGCAGCGGAAAATTAACCGCAAGTAAGCAACCAGCTTTGATTGCTGATGCAAATGCCGAAGATACCGCAGCAGCCTTATTTGACGTTGACCAGGACGGAGATCTCGATTTAATGGTTGGATCTGGCGGAAATGAAGTTGATAGCGAAAATACGTATACAACAAGACTCTATTTAAACGATGGCAAAGGGACGTTTCGTAAAAGCAAAGAAAATCTTCCTTCAGCATTTAAAAATATTTCAGTAATTGCCCCTGTAGATTTTGACCAAGATGGAGATATTGATGTTTTTATAGGCTCTAGAAGTATTGTTGGAAATTATGGCATTGATCCAAATCATATATTCTTAGAAAATAATGGAAATGGCACTTTTAGCAATGCAACAGAAAAAATAGCTTATGATACTAAAAATGCAGGAATGATAACGGATGCTATCTGGGTTGATATTGACGGCGATAACAAACCAGACTTAATTACAGTATCTGATTGGGGAGTTCCTAATATTTATAAAAATAACGGGAGGAGGTTAGCTAAATTCCCTACTGATCTAGATAATCTAAAAGGGTTTTGGAATACCATAGAAACTGCAGATATTGATAATGATGGCGATTTAGATTTAATAATAGGGAATCAAGGTAGTAATGTTCCTTACAAAGCTACAAATTCAAATCCAATGAAAATGTGGATTAATGACTTTGACTCCAATGGAACTATTGAACAAATTTTCACTCAAAGTTTTAGTGGCAATGATTACCCACTACATCAGAAGAGAGAAATAATGGCACAAATAGTTTCACTAAAAAAGAAAAATCTAAAAGCATCTGAATACGCAAAAAGAACAATTTCTGAGTTGTTCCCTAAGGATGTTTTTGAAAGTTCTATATGTAAAGAGGCAACAATAATGGAATCTATTGTTGCTATAAATGATGGTACCGGACAATTTACATATAAAATTCTTCCTCCTCGAGTTCAATTTTCATGCACTTGTGGCATCACTTGTACTGATGTTAATAATGACGGAAATATAGATTTAATACTAGCCGGGAATAATTTTGAATTTAAACCGCAATACTCTAGGCAAGATGCTAGCTATGGAAATGTATTACTGGGTGATGGTTTAAATAATTTTGAATGGCAAGCTTATGCAGTAAGTGGTTTTGAAATAAAGAATGAAGTTAAACACCTCAAGTTATTCAAAGACAAAAGCGGTAAAGTTTTTCTTATAGCAGCTATTAATAATGAACAACCTAAAGTATTTAATCTAAATGAAAAATAATTTAATACTTATCATATACAGCGTTTTACTCATAAGTTGTGGGCATAACGAGGGAAGTCTTTTTAAAAATCCAACACCAGAAGAAACTAATATTCTATTTACAAATACACTTACAGAAACCGATGATGTAAATATTTTAGATTACCTCTATTTTTATAATGGTGGCGGCGTAGCAATTGGCGACATCAATAATGATGGCCTCCCTGATATTTATTTATCAGGAAATCAAGTAAAAAATAAATTGTATTTAAACAAAGGTAAGCTTGTTTTTGAAGATATTACCCAAACAGCAGGTGTTGCAGGCAACAGTTCTTGGAATACAGGAACTATTATGGGTGATGTAAATGGTGATGGTTTATTAGACATTTATGTTTGTGCAGTAGTAGGAATAAATGGTTTTAGCGGACACAATGAACTATTCCTTAACAATGGAAATAATACATTTACAGAAAGTGCTGCAGAATATGGCTTAGATTATGACTCCTACAGTTCTTCTGCTGCATTTATTGATTATGATGCTGATGGAGATCTAGACATTTACCTACTTAATCATGCCGTACATACCCAAGAATCTTTTGGTAAAGCAAATCTTAGACTAAAAAGAGATTTTCAGTCTGGCGATAAACTTCTACGTAACGACAACGGAAAGTTCATTGATGTGAGCAAAAGTGCTGGAATTTATGGTGGAGTAAATGGTTATGGACTTGGTATTTCAATAGCTGATTTTAACCAAGATGGATATCCTGACATATATATAGGAAATGATTTTCATGAAGATGACTATTACTATTTAAATAATGGTAATGGCACTTTTACTGAAAGCCTCAGAGACAATTTTGGTCACACGAGTCGTTTTACAATGGGTATGGATGCTGCAGATATCAACCATGATGGATGGTCTGACTTACTAACCTTAGATATGTTAGCAGAAGATGAGAAAGTGCTAAAATCTTCAGAAGGAGATGATGACATTCAAATACAAAAATTAAGAACTGGGTTGTATGGTTACCATTATCAATTTACTCGAAACATGCTTCAAGTAAATCAAAAAGATGCCCCATATTCAGAAACCGCCCTATTAAGTGGCATTTCTGCAACAGATTGGAGCTGGAGCGCACTTTTTGGAGATTATGATCAAGACGGAGAACAAGATGTTTTTATCTCTAACGGCATACCTAAACGCCCTAACGATTTAGATTTTATCAATTTTGCATCAAATGAACAAATCGTTCAGAAATTAAATAACACTAAACTAGTAGACAAACAAGCACTAAACATGATGCCCTCGGGAGCTGCACAAAATTATATTTTTAAAGGTCTTGGTGATTTAAAATTTAAGGATGAATCTAAAACTTGGATAGCAAATGATTCTCTTATCTCTGGCGCATCAGCTTTTGCTGATTTAGATAATGACGGTGATTTAGATATTGTTGTGAATAATATTAATACGCCCGCCCAGGTATACGTAAACCAAACCAACAGTAAAGCTAGGTATTTAAAGCTAAAATTTGAGTACAGCAAAAAAAACAACGATGGCATAGGCACAAAAGTTTTTACGTATACCAATAACATATTACAATATAAAGAACTGTATACCGCAAGGGGTTTTCAATCAAGTTCTGAACCAATTGTTCATTTTGGCTTCAATCAGACAGAAAAAATAGATTCTATAAAAATAATTTGGCCAAATAATACCTACCAAGTTTTAAAAAATGTAAAAACAAATCAGACATTAACTTTAAAACCTGAAAACACCAAGACCTTTGATTATAACGAATTAAAAACTAGCTCAAAAAAACTATTTAATAAAGCTGAAGGAAATTTAGGTATTAATTTTACTCATAAAGAAGATAATTATATAGACTTCAACAGACAGAAACTAATGCCGTATCAAATTTCTGACAATGGCCCAGCATTAGCGATAGGTGATATTAATAATGATGGCAAAGAAGATATTTTTTTTGGAGGTTCAAAACTTATACCTTCTCAAATTTATATTCAAAACGATCGTGGTTTTGTTCGCACCAAGTACCCCTCAATCTTCAATGATTCTATCAAAGAAGATATAGCTACTGTTATTGCTGACTTTAATGGTGATAAAAAAAATGATTTATTTATTGCGACTGGTGGTGGCGATTTCTATAATAAAATGGCACCACTTAATGATAGCTATTATGTTGCAAAAGATTCTGTTTTTGAACTAAAAAATATTGTTGAGGACTTTGAAAATGCTTCAATTGTAAAACCATTTGATTATGACAATGATGGCGATTTGGATCTATTTATTGGAAACTACGCGACTTCTAATGATTTTGGAAAAATTCCATCATCATATTTACTTAATAACAATAAGGGGAACTTTATTAAAGTAAAAAACAAAGCATTAGAACAAACTGGCATGATTACAGATGCCATTTGGGATGATTTTGATAATGATGGCATTAAAGACTTAATAATTGTGGGAGAATGGATGTCTCCATTATTTTTTAAAAATGACAAAGGCAATCTTATTAAAACAGACGTAAACTTAAGAAATAGCAATGGGCTATGGCAAACAATTATCCCTTTCGATATTGATAATGATGGAGATAAAGATTATTTAATTGGCAACTGGGGAACAAACACTAAATTTATAGCCTCAGAAAAATATCCATTAAAAATGTACTATTCAGATTTTGACAAGAACGGAAGTACTGAAACGATAGTCGCTATTGAAAAAAATAATGCTTATTATCCTTTAGAAAATGCTGTTGAACTGACTAGTCAACTGGTAAGTTTAAAAAAGAAATTTCCTACGTACAAAAGTTTAGCAGGAAAAACAGTAGACCAGATATTTGGGACTGATATAATTAAAAAAGCTACACTTTTCTCAGTACAAGAGCTGCGGTCAGGATATTTAAAAAATGATAATAATAAATTCACTTTTGTTGCTTTTGAAAATAAAATGCAAACGGCACCAATTACAGCATTTGTTAATTTTGATTTTGACAAAGACGGGAGAGATGAAATTTTAGCAGGTGGTAATTATTTTGGCGTTAAACCATTTCAAGGGAGGTTTGACTCATTTTCAGGAGCACTTATAAAAAATATAAATAACATTAAACTAGGTAATGAAATTGGATTAGACTTTTCTTTAAAGTCAGTAAGACACTTAAATATTATTTATATCAACAAAAAACCTTTTTTGTTGGCAACGATAAACAATGACAAAATTCAAGTTTATAACTTATTAGATTAAAATATGAAAACAAAACTAAAAGCTATAGCCCTCTTTGCACTTTTAATTAGTTCATGCAAAGAAAAAAATGAACCCATTATAGTAACAACAGATGAATATCATGCATCAGTAGATAAAATTACTAACATCATGATTCATGATATATTTTCTCCTCCTGTTGCGAGTAGAATATTTGCGTATCCGAATATTGCTGCTTATGAAATAGTAGCACAAAACAATAGTGACTACGCTACATTAGTTGGACAAATTAAAGACTTAACGAGCATACCAACACCAGATAAAGATATTCAAATTAACTACCAAGTATCTGCATTAATAGCACATATGG
This genomic stretch from Cellulophaga algicola DSM 14237 harbors:
- a CDS encoding VCBS repeat-containing protein — protein: MKNNLILIIYSVLLISCGHNEGSLFKNPTPEETNILFTNTLTETDDVNILDYLYFYNGGGVAIGDINNDGLPDIYLSGNQVKNKLYLNKGKLVFEDITQTAGVAGNSSWNTGTIMGDVNGDGLLDIYVCAVVGINGFSGHNELFLNNGNNTFTESAAEYGLDYDSYSSSAAFIDYDADGDLDIYLLNHAVHTQESFGKANLRLKRDFQSGDKLLRNDNGKFIDVSKSAGIYGGVNGYGLGISIADFNQDGYPDIYIGNDFHEDDYYYLNNGNGTFTESLRDNFGHTSRFTMGMDAADINHDGWSDLLTLDMLAEDEKVLKSSEGDDDIQIQKLRTGLYGYHYQFTRNMLQVNQKDAPYSETALLSGISATDWSWSALFGDYDQDGEQDVFISNGIPKRPNDLDFINFASNEQIVQKLNNTKLVDKQALNMMPSGAAQNYIFKGLGDLKFKDESKTWIANDSLISGASAFADLDNDGDLDIVVNNINTPAQVYVNQTNSKARYLKLKFEYSKKNNDGIGTKVFTYTNNILQYKELYTARGFQSSSEPIVHFGFNQTEKIDSIKIIWPNNTYQVLKNVKTNQTLTLKPENTKTFDYNELKTSSKKLFNKAEGNLGINFTHKEDNYIDFNRQKLMPYQISDNGPALAIGDINNDGKEDIFFGGSKLIPSQIYIQNDRGFVRTKYPSIFNDSIKEDIATVIADFNGDKKNDLFIATGGGDFYNKMAPLNDSYYVAKDSVFELKNIVEDFENASIVKPFDYDNDGDLDLFIGNYATSNDFGKIPSSYLLNNNKGNFIKVKNKALEQTGMITDAIWDDFDNDGIKDLIIVGEWMSPLFFKNDKGNLIKTDVNLRNSNGLWQTIIPFDIDNDGDKDYLIGNWGTNTKFIASEKYPLKMYYSDFDKNGSTETIVAIEKNNAYYPLENAVELTSQLVSLKKKFPTYKSLAGKTVDQIFGTDIIKKATLFSVQELRSGYLKNDNNKFTFVAFENKMQTAPITAFVNFDFDKDGRDEILAGGNYFGVKPFQGRFDSFSGALIKNINNIKLGNEIGLDFSLKSVRHLNIIYINKKPFLLATINNDKIQVYNLLD